One window from the genome of Gemmatimonas sp. encodes:
- a CDS encoding YbjN domain-containing protein, with product MVTREDIEAFLDRLNADGATYQEVEPGLWVVKPGGALDFDVVVTHNPPVVLLRVKVMPLPADAAESAALNRRLLELNATDLLHGAYGIDGDAVVLTEALELAHLDFEEFLASFESMTLSLTGHLRELAAFREAR from the coding sequence ATGGTCACGCGTGAAGACATCGAGGCCTTCCTCGACCGGCTCAATGCCGACGGCGCCACGTATCAGGAAGTCGAACCCGGACTCTGGGTGGTGAAGCCGGGGGGCGCACTCGATTTCGATGTCGTCGTCACCCACAACCCGCCGGTGGTGCTGTTGCGCGTGAAGGTGATGCCCCTGCCGGCAGACGCCGCCGAATCGGCCGCGCTCAACCGTCGCCTCCTGGAGCTGAACGCCACCGACCTGTTGCATGGCGCGTACGGAATCGATGGCGATGCCGTGGTGCTCACCGAGGCGCTCGAACTCGCGCACCTTGACTTCGAAGAGTTCCTGGCGTCGTTCGAAAGCATGACACTTTCGCTCACCGGACATTTGCGTGAGCTGGCCGCCTTCCGCGAGGCTCGCTGA
- a CDS encoding PspA/IM30 family protein: MGIFDRLSTLIKSNLNDLISSAENPEKMLNQIIVDMRNQLAKAKQQVAAAIADEKRLKDQAEAEFKLADDWEKRAMLAVQEGRDDLAKQALMRGQEHLEHGQQLAATWEAHKQETEKLKQSLRDLNDKIEEAKRKKNLLLARQRRAEAQARISQTMSGLSENSAFEAFARMEEKITANERQLQAAQEIDEEFSGDRLAGEFKQLERASGGVSADLQLSALKQRMGMLSAGAPAPSRQLGAGPTEAAAPSAPPAQLPASTSPAAASDAKTAEADLIAEIERLGQTNPGR; encoded by the coding sequence ATGGGTATCTTCGATCGTCTTTCGACGCTGATCAAGTCGAACCTGAACGACCTCATCTCCTCGGCGGAAAACCCCGAGAAGATGCTGAACCAGATCATCGTCGACATGCGCAATCAGTTGGCGAAGGCCAAGCAGCAGGTCGCTGCCGCCATCGCCGACGAGAAGCGCCTCAAGGATCAGGCGGAAGCCGAGTTCAAGCTGGCCGACGACTGGGAGAAGCGCGCCATGCTCGCGGTGCAGGAAGGGCGCGACGACCTGGCCAAGCAGGCGCTCATGCGTGGGCAGGAGCATCTCGAGCACGGGCAGCAGCTGGCGGCCACGTGGGAGGCACACAAGCAGGAGACCGAGAAGCTCAAGCAGTCGCTGCGCGATCTCAACGACAAGATCGAGGAAGCGAAGCGCAAGAAGAACCTGCTGCTGGCGCGCCAGCGGCGTGCCGAGGCCCAGGCGCGTATCTCGCAAACGATGTCGGGGCTATCGGAGAACTCGGCGTTCGAAGCGTTTGCGCGCATGGAGGAGAAGATCACCGCCAACGAGCGTCAGCTGCAGGCCGCGCAGGAGATCGACGAGGAGTTCAGCGGCGATCGGCTGGCCGGCGAGTTCAAGCAGCTCGAGCGTGCGTCCGGTGGCGTGTCGGCCGACTTGCAGCTGTCGGCGCTCAAGCAGCGTATGGGCATGCTGAGCGCTGGTGCCCCGGCACCGTCGCGTCAGCTTGGCGCAGGGCCCACGGAGGCGGCCGCTCCGTCCGCCCCACCGGCGCAGCTGCCGGCCTCGACGTCTCCCGCGGCGGCATCTGACGCGAAGACCGCCGAAGCCGATCTGATCGCCGAAATCGAGCGGCTCGGGCAGACGAATCCCGGGCGCTGA